A region of the Pempheris klunzingeri isolate RE-2024b chromosome 6, fPemKlu1.hap1, whole genome shotgun sequence genome:
TTGTGCACAATACAATCTTAATATTATGACTTTTCTGAATTCTTTATAAAATTCATTTCAGAGGGCGGCTGTCTGTATATTGTGATGGACTACTGTGAAGGTGGAGATCTCTTCAAGAAGATCAACTCTCAGAAAGGAGTACTGTTCTCAGAAGAGCAAGTAAGCAACTAACTCAGTGGGATAATCATTCATGTTTAGGACACAGCTGTTGACAGAGTGAAACACTGTACAACATGTGGGTTGAATTTATCATATTaacttgttaaatgttttttttcttgggttGTTCAGCTATCAGAATTACCAACGATGTGGGAAGAAAGTTGATACTGTGTAATGTGGTTTTACCATCTGCTCTCTTGTCTAGATCTTGGATTGGTTTGTGCAGATTTGCCTGGCGCTGAAGCACGTGCATGACCGAAAAATCCTCCACAGAGACATCAAATCACAGGTACTGCTTCACGCAACACAAGATCTGGTCCCTCAGTAATAATAAGTTGGTTATTTCTCACATATTGACTtatttgtgtagtttttttgtcattttacgACGTTTTTTGATCATGTCTGCATAGAACATATTTCTGACAAAAGATGGGACTGTGCAGCTCGGAGACTTTGGAATTGCGAGGGTGCTGAACAGGTATGTAAATTGTCATCTGCATATCTCTGTAAATCTAAAATTTGGGAAGATTTTGGTAAAGCATAATACAATTTGTACTCCATTCTCCTCTCATTTTCAGCACTGTAGAACTGGCCAGAACTTGCATAGGGACACCATATTACCTATCACCAGAGATCTGTGAAAATAAACCGTACAACAACAAAAGGTACAGACCCGATGTTTTGGAATAAGAAGATTTTGGTGTTTGTCACGtgcaaattaataattaataataatccagGAGGGCAAGTTCTGTTTCACTTAAGTGTGAGTCATGCAGGATTAGGTAGTGACTTCTGAGTGCTGTAAAGGTATCATGTCTCCTCTTTATTGAGCGAACCTGCTTGTCTACAGGACGCTAGTATTGATTTCCTCTTTAACTATTTTAAGTATGCATGTAATCTAATCCACCTCATTACAACCAGTGAAGTAAATGTAGCAGTATTCCAATGTTCAATGTGGAATTGCCTCCGCAGCAAAGTCCCTTTTGTCTCCAGCTAAtaataaagaaaggaaaagcaTTGCAAGTGACTGTTGATAGCTTAGTGAATGATTGTAAAGCTACCCCAGAACTTATCCCTGCCTGTCCATTTGTATGCTCTCTCCTCTGACTTTCCCtactttccctccctctgcagtGATATTTGGGCCCTAGGGTGTGTCCTATATGAAATGTGCACTCTTAAGCATGCAGTAAGTattctgtgtgtgagctgtttaCAGATTAATGTAGGTTTAAAGTACCGTATGCAGCATTGCAATGCTTTCTCACATACTGATTTTGATCTCTTTCCTGTAGCTACTGTCTGTATAATGGTTGAcaaactcatttaaaaaaaaattgcagtTTTTCATAATCAAATCTGTATCTCTCTTTTAGTTTCAACCACTCCCTTAATAACTCCTTCCATACTCCATCTTTGCTCATGATCAAGTATGATCAGTAATTTCTCCACAGTGGTTACAGTCTTGTTCTACATGCATTTCTCCTCAGTTTGAGGCTGGCAACATGAAGAACCTAGTTCTGAAGATCATCCGTGGCTCATACCCTCCTGTATCTGTTCACTACTCCCAAGAACTGCGCTCTCTCTTGGCACAGCTGTTTAAACGCAACCCTCGAGAGAGGCCCTCAGTCAGCAGTATACTGGAAAAACCATTCCTTACCTGTCGGATAGAGAAGTTCCTCACACCACAGGTGGGGCACATAGTTAGATGTCTTTCATACAGACTGAATTTACATAAACCAAACAGTGTTCAGTTAAACATTTATTCTCTACTAATTCCAGATCATTGCTCAGGAATTCCGCCATTCTTTTCTTCACAAGCAGCCTAAAGTGGGTGCGGTGCAGGGGCCACCAGGTAAGCATATAGGCTTTTTCCACATTAGGGGAGTTAGGTGCACTGAGCCATGTCAGCAATAGCAGGAAAGGTTCAGTTTGCATCAGCAGAAACTTAACACAGCTCCATTATGGCTcaaagtaaacagtaaaataaggCTGATATCTGAATGAGAATGAGAGCCTTTTGGAAATGCATACAAACTAATATCCAAACACACTCATCCTGCTATGATATCACACAATtaacacaggaacacagaaaTAGAACTTAgaaacagtttatttttatttctaccACCCTACGACAGTGGTTATTTACATTTGCTCATAATATAATGCTTTGTTAGTGCAAAGCTGGCAAGAGGTTTGAAACATCAAGTGCATTTCAGCCACAGTGTGAATAACATTACTGAATTGCACTTTCATAATGAAATGTTCTTTTCCTTATTTTACTGTGGAAACCAGCGAGTAGACCCATCAGTGCattgtctttgttgttgaaCAAAGACTTggataaatgttttatattatttaattgtGTGCCTAGCCAAACGTTCTGCCCCTGGCTCCATACCACTTGCCCCAGCCCAGAAGATTACAAAACCAGCCAGCAAATACGGAGTGCCTTTAACTGCGAGGAAGGTGTCAGACGCAGCCAAAAAGCCTGCAGAGAGGAAACCTGCTGTAAAGCATAAACCGGTTAGTAGATTGTTGATGTTGACGAGtagtttttatgatttttttgaGCTTCACTCATTACTTTTTTTGGCTCTgcgtgtaaaaaaaaaatatatgtattttttatgtcGAGCTCCTAGTTTTGCATGTCAGAGGTCTCTCCCATctgtctatgtctgtgtgtgtgtgtgtgtgtgagtgagtgtatgcTTTTACATCATAGTATGTTGGCAACCTCTGAACCCCAGTGTCATATGTTGCTCAGGCCCCTCTCCCAGCAGCCCCCCTGAGAAGAGTGAGTcaagtggaggaagagaggaaaaaacacgaGGTACAGCTGAGAGCCCCACATAACTTGAATTTGTTATTAGATTtgcctcctttttctctccccattTACTTACACATGAAGGTCCCTTCTTACCAGCGTTTattgttttcctccctctcatTACGCTTGATCCCTGTGTTCACCCATTTTCTGCTCCCAGTCCATTCTGAGTGTTGTGCctgcttttagctctgttcTCTGGTAACTAACCTTTGCCTCCTCACCTGCCTGCCCAGCGACAGAGCAGTGCTGCTGCCTCAAAGCGGGTTCCTTTTAAGATGTCTTTCTTTGATTGAGATGCTTTTGCCTCATGCTGCAGGAGGGCATCCGAAAGAAAAAGATGGAACTGAttgagaaagaaaggaaacagagagagcaggtggGTGCACTGTTAAGTCACTCTGTTAAGTTTGCGATTTTCAGTAGTTTCAGTCGATTCCTGGTCTTTGTCGCATTTAGATGTTCCTGTTGAAAGCAGAGCAAATGAAGAGatatgaaaaggaaaaggtgGGTATTTGTTTCTTGTTGCTATACATAGATATCAAGTCACAGCAATCAATGCACTGTATGTATAcatccaaaataaagaaaataatgttcCTGTGATCTGTAACAGATCAATCGTATAAACCAAGCCAGAGAACAAGGCTGGAAGCATGTCTTGAGTTCTAGTGGAGGTAGCAGCCCAGAGAGGAAGGtacttgttcctttttttatGATACCATGTGTTACTCATGCCATCTTGTACATTCAAAGCATTTCCACATTTTATGATTGTGTTACTTCATCCAAATCCTCCTTCTGACTCACAACCACCTTTTATCCTCTTAACACAGTGTTTTGTTGGTGGTGGAAAGAGGGCCGCCCCAAGCTCTGCCCAggctcctcctccaggccctgTCCTAAGTAAGAGCTCATATGAACACTACCACACTGCTCTGGACCAAATGGCTAAACCACAGCCTAAAGTTGTCAGCAGGGAGGGATCCGCACCCAGTTCGGGCAGTCCCGTTCGGTGAGTCAAGATGTCTCTGTATTTTAGGTGATTTTGGTGCATTAAATAAGTATTTTAATGACGTTGCCCCTGTGTGTAAGAAGTGTACCGGCTGCTGCTGGCCCAGTGCTGCCCAATGGCCCAGCGATACTCCTGAACCCTGATGCAATCAAGAGAGAACTACAGAGGCTGCAGCATGTCTCTAAACATGCCCATATTAGTAGGTCAGTCGAGCAACAAGTGACACTACACATTTGGATTGAAACTCTACATCCttgctgttttcacagcagtccgtagtattaatagtattaaTTACCCTATTGTGTTTTCAGGCAGCGGGGTCATATGGCTCCTGAACGAGCCTATCAGGTTCAGGAGTTTTTGCAGCGGAAGAGAGAAGCCATGCTCAACAAAGTTCGTGCTGAGGGTCAGCTGGTACGTAGTGTGACCTGCGCTGTAATTTTGAGGGAAACCCATTGAGTCCTGTTACTGAGATTCGCAGCCTGAATTATGACCTCACATACTGGGTGTGGTTTTCTTTGCACACAGATTAAAAGTGAAACTGATGTATTTAtgataaatattataaattataaaagaaaGTTTGCTCATGTAAACACTGAATCAAATGGCTTCACACATTATGAAAGGGTTGCTACTACTGCCAGAGCTACCTGCTTAGTACTGAGCCAAAGTAATGGTGTGGCAGGTTAAGAAAGTTGACCTGAAAGACTCTCATATGGTTTGCTAACAAATAAATCCATCAGATACTTCATATTAAGTGATAGTAAACTGTATTTCTAGAGATAAAAAGTTATTCAATGCAACTTTAAAACGATGTACTTCAACATTGAATTCATTGATTCTCGACCACTGGGGGGCAGCAGAACTTTAGAAGAAGCTGGTGACAAACACCCCTGGCATGTAATCCACATATAAAGTTGTTGtggctaatgtgtgtgtggaaacagtTGGTCAAGATGATGTCCAGCAGACAAAGGATAACAATATCACCACActgaagttgtgtttctggccacctgatgacTGTAAGACCAGTATTTGCTGGCCTGGAGAAACATGGTGATGGTTGACTTTCTTCACCTGCttgtttatctgtgtgctgTAAGATGCTGAGCAAGGTAACTGCTCAAAACCAGCTGCCATATACAGCAGCAAAGGGAGTTGATGAGAGTGAATCAAACAGCAAATCTGTACTAAACTAAAATACTAGTACCGGAGTTGGGTGACAATTCTCTTTGGGGTCATTATTATGAAAGGCgcctttcattttaattttacatgtaGTCACTTGATTCAGTCCAATTTAACCTCCTGGGCCCAGCTCATGGCTGTTGTGGCAGTTCAATGTTAGGGGCTGTGTCCTTCTAAAATGTGGTTAAATTGAACGGTAAACAGGGTACTCGGCAAAACCTGACTGCAATCTATGGAAGCCGGGCTGGTTCGCTGCGGTGCAGGAGGCCCAAAGccaacaaagaggaggaggtaggAGCCTCACTCTCCACCTCACTCATGACACATCTGGCTTGGCTCGTCATCCTTCATATGTCTGCGCGAAATCCCTTTGACACATAATTCAACCCAGCAGCCCAAACCCATGTCCACTCCGTGCACAACGTGTGGTGTTCCACTGTCCACTGTGAGATCCTCTATTTATTTTGCCTCCCAATAATGGCTGCTGTTATTCACAACAATAAATaccattgttttttatttgttgtttctttttgtgcttGTTGTCCCATTTCAAATAACCACCTCTGTTTTGACTTGTgtattgcctcttttttgcttTGAATGGAGCATGTATATGTATAGACACATGCGcgtcttttattttcttaactacaaaatgtgtattttttttattctggcTGAATGGCAGATGTGTTAATGTACAGATGCCTACATCATACTGGTGTCTGAGTAAAACTCTGTTGAAAGTGCTGTCTTtgaatttatttgtttatttattgtgtatAATTGTGACCACGGGTATctattctgtactgtactgtctttgtgtgtctgcaggtgtgtaTAGCATACAGTGTgtaacattttgtatttgttctcaGGAGTACTTGTCAAGACTGAGGCAGATCCGCTTGCAGAACTTCAATGAGCGTCAGCAGATCAAAGCCCGGCTCAGAGGAGAGAAGGTACAGTCCTCCACTCTCTGAGAGCACCTTTAAtgactgttttcagttttctgacacattttgtctccttgttgttggtgtgtgtttcagtacGACAGTGATGGGTCTGACAGCCAGGAGTCCAGTGAGGAGGCAGAGCTCAGGAGAAAGAAGATCGAGGCTTTAAAAGTGAGtctgttttgagtgaaatattatattttacgATATGCAGCAATTGGATGGTAACAAGGTAACCACTGACAcaatagataataaaataacagCAGAAGAGAAAGATGATGTCAGTCAGTCTAAGCCTTTCAGACTTCTTCAGCCTGTGACTTGTTCTCTTGGTTGTTTTAATGAGGCTTAGAAGTTCAGAGAAGTAACTAGATGCCCGACTAGCTCGGGTACAGTCCTCTAATCAATTCTGAAATTACCTGGCAACCagtgaagagaaaataaaacagggcTATTATTGTCAcaccttctgctgctgcattgtACTCTAACTCCAAGTGTGAATTTGGAGTGAGACAGGAATAAAAGCAACGAGCTGCCTTAATGACACAACATAAAAGCGTCTCAGTGAGACAGCGGAGATTTCATTAAGATAAAATGGACTGATAGACATGGCCTCATTGTtcttgtatgtatatatatgtaccTTCCAGGCCCAAGCAAATGCCCGTGCTGCTGTTCTCAAAGAGCAActagagaagaagaggaaagaagcatatgagagagaaaagaaagcctGGGAGGACCATGTAAGCTATTTCATTCTTTTCCCCACCCTAATGTTTGTCAGTTGATACCATTACGTGGCCTTACTGGTGCATTAGTTTAGATATAGTCTAATCCCAGCTATTACGTATTGTGGTAGCTTACAGCCCGAGGGGTGAAGGTTGGCCTGGCATCAGAAAGCGTAGCGCcgccggcagcagcagcagcagcagcagtagtagtagcagtatcaTCTACCTCTGACAGCCCTCTTCCACAACCCAGTCCCTCTCAGCCTAACCCAGCTGCCAATGCTCCAGCCCTGCCTGCATCCAAACCCTCCACCCCAGCTATATCCATGACTGCTGCCCTGAAGAATGTCGGAGCTGTCAGTATACATTTACAAAGCCTATCTCACCCTACGTCATAGTATTGTTTCAGTTTGAATTCCTTAGCTGTATCAattgcatttttgtgtttggcAGACTACTCCACTAAAAAAGAGCTTGTCTGAACCGGAGACTGCTACGGTCATCCAGGTGAGTGTCATCAATGATTCAATAAAATAACAGTGTGCTAAAATGGCAAAAATTATGGAGCTTCCCTCATTCAATATTTAGAAAGATGATACCACTGAATGCCTTTCATGtcacagagtgagaaaaagcAGATTCTGCGCAGACTTAACCAGAACCTAAAAGCCCAGAGCCcgatggaggaggtggaggagccgCCTCCGCCCCCCGCAGAACCGAGCCCTGCTCTCCAACAGAGCCAGTCTGAGGCAGAGAAACGTCCCCCATCGAATGGAGAGCGGAAGAAGTGGGATTCTGCAGAACCACCTGTGCTTCCCATGGCTCAGCAAACCTTGGAGGAACCCTGTGACACAACAACCAGTAAGTCATGGCATCAGAGGACAAAACTCTCAAGTATTAACAGAGGTTACATTTACAAGGTTATATTATACTCTTATGTGTGCTTATACACTGACAAATTCTACATGCTGTTACatctacagttttttttttttttatttttttttttagtgtttgttgaTCTGGAATTGAAAGAGCAAGTTTCCAAAGTATCAAACTTGCCTTTTAACTTGCCATATaacaagtaataataataataccacgTGGCAGTACCATATGTATACCAAATGTGCCTTttctggattttctttttacatattaGTGCTTCTATTTAGAAACATTTTGCACAGTCTCTGTTCCCATCATTCTATCACTAGTCACATCAGTGTCTCCAGATGATAGACCAGCATCTGGTGGAGACAGGAAGAAGTGGGAGGCAGGGGTTCCACTTGTCCTGCCTGTAGCCCAGCAAACTCTAGAGCAGACCTGCATCACGACCATTGGTGAGTTACCCTCTCCCTGTGCGAAAAGCGTATGCAGattcccacaaacacactgcactgggcacattaaaaatgcaagcatcctgtctctctccctctatgtgtatgtgtgatggcTCAGAGCAAACAGCGGGTGAAGTTATACAGATGGGTGGGCTGCAGGAAGGCGCTCCTAGGAAGGTGTGGGGAGTGAGTCCAGACTGTCAAGTGTTAAGAGTGCTACAGGAGGCAGAGCTTCAGCCTCTCACCCAGCAGCTGGAGAACGTCACCTTCTATGAGGAAGAGTTTTCAAGTCCTGGTCAGTCGTCAGACTTCATCTTCCaaatcttttcttctcttccatcTCCTCACCATCCAAATGAGGCCAGCAATACTCAGACGTACAAACTATGTTATCCATAAAGCACTATTCAACTGTTTAAACCTTAAAATACAATGATATGCAATGTGCAGTAATATCATGGTTTAAAAGCAATTATGCAATTTTGTGGACATTAAGAAGCCTTGTCATGTCATTTAATTTTTACTGTTAGTGTGTTGTTTGAGAGAATGCATGGATGATTACGATGGATTACTAGGAGGTTATGCACTTCCTGATGATGCAATATTTTCCCCAGATAAGCCTAACCAGACGGCAGCAGCTGAGAGAGTGAAGACACCTAAAGAAGTGTTGCCCTCTAAACTAGTGCCGTCTGCTGTGGGTCAGAGCCCAGAGGTTCAGAAGGACGGTGCACACACCGCGGAGGGCTCGCATCGGGAAATGTCTGTGACCGCTGCAGTAGAAAAAGTGACACCCAACCTTACCGAGGCTCAGGGTCAGTCTGACACTCAACCTGACATTGATCGGATATTTCAGCTCCCCAAGTATATTTTCAGTATATAATGCAATCCTATCCGCTTTGAATTCTTCCAGATCCAGCAGACGTGGAGTCATTGGTTTTGGAAGAGGCGCCTAAAACGTCCTCTCATCCCCCAGCTAGTGTGCAGAAGGCATGGGAACAGGAAGTCCAGCAGCCAATGTGACTACTCCTCTATATATTAAGAGAAGAAATTCACCCTTTTCTCACCAACATGAAAATTCAGTCCTTATTTGCTCACCCCATTAGTTAGAGTTAAAGCTTGATGTACCCATTGTATTAAATTTGATGAGACCATTGTGTTACAGCTCcaacagaaacataaaatgtgAACAATTTCTTTAGACATAATGTAGGTTGGTAAGTATATTTTTCTTGTAGGCCACCAGAGGGTATCGCAAGACCAGCAGGCACGAAGGGGGCTGAGAAGAGTGCAGAGAAGCCAACCGAATCTTCTGGTGAGATTAATGTTCAGTGAGCcaaagcctcttttttt
Encoded here:
- the nek1 gene encoding serine/threonine-protein kinase Nek1, translated to MDKYEKVKKIGEGSFGKAVLVKSKEDGHQYVIKEIGISGMSSKERQESRKEVAVLANMSHPNIVQYKESFEEGGCLYIVMDYCEGGDLFKKINSQKGVLFSEEQILDWFVQICLALKHVHDRKILHRDIKSQNIFLTKDGTVQLGDFGIARVLNSTVELARTCIGTPYYLSPEICENKPYNNKSDIWALGCVLYEMCTLKHAFEAGNMKNLVLKIIRGSYPPVSVHYSQELRSLLAQLFKRNPRERPSVSSILEKPFLTCRIEKFLTPQIIAQEFRHSFLHKQPKVGAVQGPPAKRSAPGSIPLAPAQKITKPASKYGVPLTARKVSDAAKKPAERKPAVKHKPAPLPAAPLRRVSQVEEERKKHEEGIRKKKMELIEKERKQREQMFLLKAEQMKRYEKEKINRINQAREQGWKHVLSSSGGSSPERKCFVGGGKRAAPSSAQAPPPGPVLSKSSYEHYHTALDQMAKPQPKVVSREGSAPSSGSPVRVPAAAGPVLPNGPAILLNPDAIKRELQRLQHVSKHAHISRQRGHMAPERAYQVQEFLQRKREAMLNKVRAEGQLEYLSRLRQIRLQNFNERQQIKARLRGEKYDSDGSDSQESSEEAELRRKKIEALKAQANARAAVLKEQLEKKRKEAYEREKKAWEDHLTARGVKVGLASESVAPPAAAAAAAVVVAVSSTSDSPLPQPSPSQPNPAANAPALPASKPSTPAISMTAALKNVGATTPLKKSLSEPETATVIQSEKKQILRRLNQNLKAQSPMEEVEEPPPPPAEPSPALQQSQSEAEKRPPSNGERKKWDSAEPPVLPMAQQTLEEPCDTTTITSVSPDDRPASGGDRKKWEAGVPLVLPVAQQTLEQTCITTIEQTAGEVIQMGGLQEGAPRKVWGVSPDCQVLRVLQEAELQPLTQQLENVTFYEEEFSSPDKPNQTAAAERVKTPKEVLPSKLVPSAVGQSPEVQKDGAHTAEGSHREMSVTAAVEKVTPNLTEAQDPADVESLVLEEAPKTSSHPPASVQKAWEQEVQQPMPPEGIARPAGTKGAEKSAEKPTESSGSAHGEEPLFMKLCSPAHRRTAALAILSGQSSMDESSSSLASRSRSVSPLRSKHHDALLIGLSTGMFDANNPQMLRTCSLPDLSRLFSSQQDSAVTSDANVAPDDSNLEIEDLDEAAKDDDQSETEDAYEDEDLRDIRASMERLLQEEGDLMRSPPEVGAGDFNGNPPEGEEQELFNRMAADMDQDNKMAVDEDDDDDDDDEEEDEEEEGEEDEDEEEDEDEECSHGSPGDEEAGELLSNGVGEENHSNNSQLNEEWHSDGSGEDQGVEAAHHDSIFSRLEELRFNLEQQMGFEKFIEAYNKIKAMHEDEDENIDLGSSLVLSILGTEHQHLYPNILHLVMADGAYQEDNDE